A section of the Metabacillus endolithicus genome encodes:
- a CDS encoding aspartyl-phosphate phosphatase Spo0E family protein — MIKLKIYFLKLRIYILRKQMVSTGMNKGLNHPTTLKHSQELDYLLNTYRYYKEK, encoded by the coding sequence ATGATTAAGTTAAAGATTTATTTTCTTAAATTACGGATTTATATCTTAAGAAAACAAATGGTCTCTACAGGAATGAATAAAGGGCTTAATCATCCAACTACTCTTAAACATAGTCAAGAGCTAGATTATCTTTTAAATACATATCGTTATTATAAGGAAAAATAA
- a CDS encoding lamin tail domain-containing protein yields the protein MLKKFIFMLTVVFITCTVSTTYANTAANQAKSNGERLLERLATFEETIASGEIRTIDSQYDALSNEIKKTELSIGKVSGKSNRDYLNNTYVKPAKIARERVIYEVSQYRLLLIIENQVYEDNVEKAKANLEKLERLKKRAVEIKKAGGYEALPEAVDFDLRYTEDYLAGIITPRGIYISDVDLEWESVTVMNDTNETVDISGWYLISEEGNQRYDFPEGSTMEAGYYIAVLSGPDAYDGAYEQLWTTSYMWNNNGDAALLYNADGELVSEYR from the coding sequence ATGTTAAAGAAGTTTATTTTTATGCTGACCGTTGTGTTTATCACATGTACTGTAAGCACGACATATGCAAATACGGCAGCGAATCAAGCAAAAAGCAATGGTGAAAGATTATTAGAAAGGCTAGCAACTTTTGAGGAAACAATAGCTTCAGGTGAAATTAGGACAATTGATAGTCAATATGATGCACTATCAAATGAGATTAAAAAGACTGAGCTTTCAATTGGAAAAGTGTCAGGTAAATCAAATCGTGACTATTTAAATAATACATATGTTAAACCAGCCAAAATTGCAAGAGAGCGTGTTATTTATGAAGTTTCTCAGTATAGATTACTCTTGATTATTGAAAATCAAGTTTACGAAGATAATGTAGAGAAAGCTAAAGCAAACCTTGAAAAGTTGGAGAGATTAAAGAAACGTGCTGTAGAAATTAAGAAGGCTGGTGGATATGAAGCTCTTCCAGAAGCTGTTGATTTTGACTTAAGGTATACAGAAGACTATTTAGCAGGCATTATTACACCACGAGGCATTTATATTTCAGATGTTGACCTGGAGTGGGAGTCTGTTACTGTTATGAATGATACAAACGAAACAGTTGATATTTCAGGCTGGTACTTAATCAGTGAAGAAGGCAATCAACGCTATGATTTTCCAGAAGGCTCAACAATGGAAGCTGGCTACTACATAGCTGTCCTATCAGGTCCAGATGCTTATGATGGCGCTTATGAACAACTATGGACAACAAGCTATATGTGGAATAATAATGGAGATGCTGCATTGTTATATAATGCTGACGGTGAACTTGTTAGCGAATATAGATAA
- a CDS encoding N-acetylmuramoyl-L-alanine amidase, whose amino-acid sequence MKKAGNYANVPTSITQSLLQTEQKLKKDYSAGGNSGSSPVEAVVTASALNVRSEPSLDSDVVGKLYNGDSVTVYKFVGDWAQIKVNGTVCYVHKNYLVIGSSQETGDALLSGKVIGIDPGHGGKDSGAVGFGLKEKDIVLDVGLKVQKLLEAEGAKVVMTRKDDTFLELQDRAKVANNAKTDIFISLHINAATSESANGTETYWNGNYESAASKKLAEKIQTRLIEKLGTRNRGVKDAGFYVIKYTTMPSVLAELGFISNEAEAARLKTSQFRDNAAEAILLGVLDYYK is encoded by the coding sequence ATTAAAAAAGCTGGTAATTATGCAAACGTACCAACCTCTATTACACAATCTTTACTTCAAACTGAACAAAAGCTGAAGAAAGATTATTCAGCTGGTGGAAACTCAGGTTCATCTCCAGTTGAAGCAGTAGTCACAGCTAGTGCGTTAAATGTTCGTTCAGAGCCGTCATTAGACTCAGATGTTGTCGGCAAGCTTTATAATGGAGATAGTGTAACAGTATATAAGTTTGTTGGTGATTGGGCACAAATTAAGGTGAATGGTACCGTTTGTTATGTACATAAAAACTATCTTGTTATCGGTTCTTCTCAAGAAACAGGAGACGCCTTGTTATCGGGTAAAGTAATTGGCATTGACCCTGGTCATGGTGGTAAGGATTCCGGTGCTGTAGGTTTTGGCCTTAAAGAAAAGGATATTGTGCTGGATGTTGGCTTAAAGGTACAGAAGTTGCTTGAAGCTGAGGGTGCAAAGGTCGTCATGACAAGAAAAGATGATACGTTCTTGGAACTGCAAGATCGGGCAAAGGTTGCAAATAATGCGAAAACTGATATCTTCATCAGCTTGCATATTAATGCTGCCACTAGCGAATCGGCTAATGGAACAGAAACATATTGGAACGGAAATTATGAAAGTGCTGCGAGTAAAAAGTTAGCAGAAAAAATCCAAACTAGATTAATAGAAAAGCTAGGTACTAGAAATCGCGGAGTAAAAGATGCTGGTTTCTATGTAATTAAGTATACGACTATGCCTAGCGTACTGGCTGAGCTTGGTTTTATTTCGAACGAAGCTGAAGCAGCTAGACTAAAAACGAGCCAATTCCGTGATAATGCAGCGGAAGCAATTTTATTGGGAGTTTTGGATTATTATAAGTAG